The sequence TTGAGTAAGTAAACTGTTGTATCAACAACATATCCCCAGAAACtctttggtaaatcttttgttcttcttatagttcttgccATCTCCATTACGGTTCTATTTTTtctctctgcaactccatttttgttgtggtgtatatcttgCAGTCAATTGATGTTGAATACCATGTTCTTCCATGAATTTATCAACTAAAGTGTACTCTtttcctctatcagttcttaatATTTTCTCCACAACAGCTGAATCTTCTACAGTATCACCATTAGccttcatctcattgacaagattcaaAGTCTTTGAGAAAAAATATGATATTATTTCAGTACTTTCCAATAATTCATACTTTCtctttagggtttgcaatctaacctTCTTAACCTTGTCAGACCCTGTATAATAGCTAACCAAACCATCCCATGCTGCTTTAACTTGCTTAATATAGATAACTCTGtccatgagagattcatgaataccctgatgaagaatatacgtagctttagaattcttctttctgtttttcaGTTAATAGAGTTTGCGCGGCTCCTTCAATTACAGCTCCTTCTGCTGGTTCTACATAACCATCTTTCACAATATCCCATACTTCTTGATATGTAAAAATATTCTCCATCTCTAACCTCCAATGTTCAAAGTTTTTTCTTTCAAACACTGGCACCTTAATCGAACTTAAACTCGTCATCTTCTTTAACTCAAACTCTCATACCCACAGCCCTAGAACCTGAtaccagtgctctgataccagatgtagaaaatctgatatcaaagacttaaatAAACAAAACGAATACTAAAACAAATTCTCTCTATTGATATATTTCAAACTCACGGCTTAGCAGCCTATCTATATGtttacaaacttgactctcaagtaataAACACTTTCCTAgcttaatcaaactctaacaaagactcttctagaaaatactcacgtaaacaaactctaaaataagaaatacttgcaacccaagtaaacttctaaataccgtaccacgcgtcaacaacacttgttgatccacttcatgtcaactgtaccagttgatccaaccacattctgtcaactctcatagttgatccacACTATtgtatcaacaactcttgttgatcccttctgtcttcttcatagtatcttggtttattcttcaacagagAAGAACTGGGATCAACGGTGAAAAGGAGAGAACTAAAGAGAATTTGAGAAGAGTTAATGACTGAGTTGACCCATATCAATGGCCCAGATTCGCAGGACTCATGATTTTTAATTATTACATAATGAAcctagaagaaggaaaaaaaaatccatctgATTGAAGGAGCTTGGGACGAAAGCGATCCAGTGAGAAAAAATATATCGCATATAGAGAGAAATATCTTTTACTTtgggaacaaaaataaaaaagaaaaggatcACTTATTTAGGGACGGCAGGAGTTATAAGGACTATAATGCTATTGGCCCTTGGGCAAGAGCAATGACCATAAATGGGTCAAGGAGTCTTTCTAACAGAGTTGTTTTGCACAAGCATAAACTGactacatttttttttatcagcAATGGCCATCAACAGGCAAAGAAGTACTTATACATCTAATATATTCCCAGATGTAAACagcaaaatttgaaaacaaaTGTCTGACATCCTGATAAAATCTTCATTTAATGGCCGACTAGCATGACAATATGACTGATACCTCGATAGTTACAAACTTAACTGCTACGAAATCCCACCAGAATTTGCAGTTTGATTAGATAATGGTCGGCTGCACTAGGATGGCAGGAAGAAAGGGTCTTCTTTCTTCTGATATATACTGAATAATTGCTTCGAGTAGTTTGTCGCCAATCTCTTACAGTATTCAAGGGATTTCTGATCAAACATCTCCAAGTCCTTTACAGATTTCTTCAGGTCACCTTTTGGGTCTCCATTTGTCAAAAATTCAGCTAAAGCAGTTCCTCTGcagtaaaattcaggaaattAAAATATTAATGGAATTAAAGGAATGCATGCATAAATTATTTTGCTGATTTTGTACTTTCATTATTAAACAAACAGATAGTTCGGTATGCAACACGCAGATCCCCCAACTATCTTGGGATGATTACTAAAATCAAGCATCTATTTTCTCCTGTATGACTTTCAGAATGTTATCATAAAATCTCTCCTTTAGTACTGTCTTATGATAGTAAACAAAGAGACAACTGTGAATGTAGTTCGACAAGTGCAATTATAACTAAGGTTGCAATTAGATACTCTGTCCCATAGCTCACCACTTCTGCAAAATTATAGTTCTCCTCATTTCACCCACTTAATCCTACCACTAATTTGATATAACAAGTTTACTATTACTAGCTCCAGTACAAGATACAGTATCCCTCTTAAAAAGGTTTTGAGAAAAGACAACTTAAAACTAGATGTTAAAGAAAAGAAACGATAATCTTGCTTACTGCAAAGCAAAATGGAATTTAAGAGTAAGTTGCTATTTGGAAGAGAGTAACAAAATCATCtgctattaataaaaaaaaatgaaattacatAACCAAGAGCATTGATCCCATACCTGAGAGCATCATACTCATTAAAGCCTCGATTATTGGAATGTGAAGATCCGGTCATTAATTTTTCCATAGACTTCTGCCGATAGAGAGCACAAACAGCCTTCATGCAGAGTTCTGGGTCCTCTTCAAGTGAAGAAACCATGTCTGCCTCAAATTGCCACTTTGAATTCTTCCGTCTGTTTCTTTTCATCATAGCTAAAGCTTGATGAAAAGACGAATCTACATTGCTTGAATCTTCTGAGTCACCAGAGCTATCGTGACTACCTAAACTGTAAGAGCATTGTACTCTGATTCCACCAGCACATTGACCCTCACTTTCATAGCCAATTTCTTCAACCACATTCTCGTTTCCATTCTTAAAGATTGGGTTTCCAACTTTCTGACAAGGATTATTACTCATGTCtggaaaagaatttttttcttgACACTGTCTCAGCAAAATCAAGCTCTTATGACTACCAACTGGAATTGTATCACCAACCGTACTCTCGGATCTACTGATCACTGTTTCTGCACTCCTACTTCTTTTTGAAATGGAAGATAATGGGACTAATGTGATATCCTCTTTAAAGATGCTTTCATAATCTTCGCATCTCTGATTTTCCAATGGCCTCTTTGAACCTTTCATGGATGACAAATTCTTCCCATTATCTGAAGGACTTTTGAAGGCAGCATCACTTGAAAACTGGTCTCTTTCTTTGTCTGTGATGTTACAAATATATTTTGGAGCAATATCCTTACCATCCTTGCTATCGTTAATTTCTGTAATACCTCTTGACGATGTTCTTACACTCACTTGACCGAGTATGTGTAGCTTTTCACTTGAGCTCCCTTCTAACTCCTGACCTAGTTCTACTTTCACCGTACTTTGAAATTGTGcattatttttcttgttcttcaCATTTTCCAAAGGCTTATATTGGTTATTAGTTGAACTAGGACCTGCAGATAATAAATGTAGATATAAAAATTATGCAATTGTATTATCAGTTCCTATCTCTGTATCCAGCAGTGATATCCCGAAGTTACTTTCTGATTGAACTTTGAAAAATATGATTTATGACAAGACAAAAGTTATGGATTACAGCACTACCAATAAAAGATGACCATTAAACAGCAACTATATCGCAGGCAATGTTCAACCAAATGATACTTCTTTCAACAAAAAATATACAGCATTATGTCTATGCCATGTAATCAATGAGACTTGTGATAAACAGAATCACATCGTTCTGGAGTAAACAGTTTCAACATTAAGATTACAAGTCAATTCAGAGAGAGAAAGCTGATGAATGTACGAACTACAGGCTTGGGTCCCTTGCTTTGCAAAAAAAATGGAATTGTatcaaaagagaaaaatagaatGCAACAATTAGACAGGATTACGATTCGTATACATgcatataaaaagaaaaagaaaagattgcACAACTGGACCATAAAACTCAAAATAGAAAATCTTCAAATTGAGGTTCTTAATGTCAATCATCGTGTGAAAGATTCCAACAGAGTATATACCAAATCTTACGAAAAACATTAGAAGCTAGTTGAATAAACGCTAAAATAGTGATTTGTTAAGTGGCAAAGCACCAATTACTCGGCATTGGATAAACAAGGGATTTAGCAAGTAGCCTATTTGGTTGCAAAGAATTAACCAATTAAACATGAACTATTATTCCTTATAAGGTTGAATACTTTACTGGTTAAAGAAACAGAGAATAAAATGGTCTAATACGATGTTGATAACATATAAAGATTGTCAGAGATCCAGCAAGGTTTATGTGGACACACAAAAATAGAATATGAACTGTTCTACTAAAAGAATTGACCATGTGAAGTGCATCATTAGTACCTGAGACATGTTCATCTCCTTTGCTTGTTGACGGAGCCACATTAGCATCATTAGTCCCACTATCGACTTCACAGCGAAGATTGTTTGTATTGTTCTTCACTTTATCTTGTAAACCTCTTAGTTCAAATCCGCTTTCTCTGTTATCATGGGAATCTAAACATCTCAAAGCTGATTTCTCTATGTCCAGCCTCAAAATCTGGGCCTTTAACTCTCTTTCATCACTTTCAAATTTTTTAACTAGCTCCTCCAAGTAAGTAATTCTTTGTTGTGATTTTTTCTCCTTTTCACAACTAACCTTTTGATCTTCTCCTAGACCCATAATTTGCTCTTTTAGTTCATTAAAGGCCGTCTTACATCCTTCAAGCTCATCATCCAGAGCGACTTTTATTAGCATTAGATTCTTCAATTTTTGCTCAAATCCAACACACTCCATCTCTTTCTCCTTCAGCGCCACAGACAAACTATTACACTTAAGTCGACAAATTTCCAATTCTTTCCCCAGTCCAATTCCCTTGCACTTCAGAAGATCTGTTTGACTCTCCAATTCTCTAAACTTTGTCTTTAAAACTTCAGTCTCATCCTTGGCTCTTCTTTTCTCACATTCCAAATCCATAATCTTCTTATTTAGCTGAACACACATGTCTGCATCATCACTTTTCATCATTTTCTTATTTTCCTTTTCCAAGCAAGTAATATTTTCTTGTTGTCTCCTCTCTTTTAAACTGAAgtcttttttatcttcttctaaacTCTTAACCTGCTTGTTCAGCTGAGTGCACATGGTTTTGTACTTTTTGAGCTCATTTTCTAGAAAAAGCAATCttgctttcttcttcttataaTTGGCACACAACTCATCATGCTTTGTTTTATAACCTTCCAGTTTTTTCTCCAAATCAAGTTCATATTTCAGCCTCAAGTCTGCTTGAATCCCCAACTCCCCAGACTTTCTATTGAATTCCTCAATCTGTATAGTCAAAGCTAATTTCTCTTCTTCAAGTTTTAATACCTGTGTCTCCAGCTCCAGAAACTTCTTCTTAGTTTCACCTTCTGCTGTTCTTTCCCTGAACACCACATCCATGTTTTCAGTCTTGGCATGAACGGATGCCTCCTTTGCACCACTTTCCATCCTCTTAACAATTTCTTTTAAGTAAGTGATTCTCTTTTGTGCTTTCACCTCTGTGTCGACCATAACCTTTCGCTCTTCTACTAGACCCAATATTTGCTTTTGTAATCCATTGCATGTAGTTTTGTATTGCTCAATCTCTTCATTTAAAGCAACTTTAATTGCCAACAAGCTCTTCAATTGACCCTCGACTCCAACACgctccatttccttctcctttAACTGACCCTCAAAACCATCACACTTCTGTCTATACACTTCCATTTCTTTCCTCAATTCAACCCCGATGTTCATTGCTGTTTGACTCTCTAACTTCGTCCTCATAACTTCAACTTCGTTTCTACTCTCTTTTTATCAGACTCCAATTCTTTAACCTCCTTACTGAGTTTAACACACATTTCCGCAGTAGATATCCTAATGGATTTTTGGTCATTCAACTCTCTTGTCTTCTCTAATAACTCCACATACAACTCATCATACTTTCTCCTATAAGTCTCGAACTTCTCCTCTATTTCCACTTCATTTTGCAAATTTAAGTCCAGTTGAGTCTCGAGATCAGTAACCTTCTTCTTGAAACCCTCTTTCAATGCTTCACACTCATCATAGATTCTCCTATAAGTCTCCAATTTCTCCTCCAAATCCAATTCATTTTGCAAATTCCAGTCTAGTTGAGTTTCGAGATCAGTAACCTTCTTCTTGAAACCCTCTTTCAATGCTTCACACTCATCGTACTTACTCCTATAAGTCTCCAATTTCTCCTCCAATTCCACTTCCTTTTGCAAATTCAAGTCCAGTTGAGTTTCAAGATCAGTAACCTTTTTCTTGAAACCCTCGTTCAATTCTTCACACACTCTTT comes from Papaver somniferum cultivar HN1 chromosome 7, ASM357369v1, whole genome shotgun sequence and encodes:
- the LOC113297946 gene encoding filamin A-interacting protein 1-like, translated to MRTKLESQTAMNIGVELRKEMEVYRQKCDGFEGQLKEKEMERVGVEGQLKSLLAIKVALNEEIEQYKTTCNGLQKQILGLVEERKVMVDTEVKAQKRITYLKEIVKRMESGAKEASVHAKTENMDVVFRERTAEGETKKKFLELETQVLKLEEEKLALTIQIEEFNRKSGELGIQADLRLKYELDLEKKLEGYKTKHDELCANYKKKKARLLFLENELKKYKTMCTQLNKQVKSLEEDKKDFSLKERRQQENITCLEKENKKMMKSDDADMCVQLNKKIMDLECEKRRAKDETEVLKTKFRELESQTDLLKCKGIGLGKELEICRLKCNSLSVALKEKEMECVGFEQKLKNLMLIKVALDDELEGCKTAFNELKEQIMGLGEDQKVSCEKEKKSQQRITYLEELVKKFESDERELKAQILRLDIEKSALRCLDSHDNRESGFELRGLQDKVKNNTNNLRCEVDSGTNDANVAPSTSKGDEHVSGPSSTNNQYKPLENVKNKKNNAQFQSTVKVELGQELEGSSSEKLHILGQVSVRTSSRGITEINDSKDGKDIAPKYICNITDKERDQFSSDAAFKSPSDNGKNLSSMKGSKRPLENQRCEDYESIFKEDITLVPLSSISKRSRSAETVISRSESTVGDTIPVGSHKSLILLRQCQEKNSFPDMSNNPCQKVGNPIFKNGNENVVEEIGYESEGQCAGGIRVQCSYSLGSHDSSGDSEDSSNVDSSFHQALAMMKRNRRKNSKWQFEADMVSSLEEDPELCMKAVCALYRQKSMEKLMTGSSHSNNRGFNEYDALRGTALAEFLTNGDPKGDLKKSVKDLEMFDQKSLEYCKRLATNYSKQLFSIYQKKEDPFFLPS